The following are encoded together in the Astyanax mexicanus isolate ESR-SI-001 chromosome 8, AstMex3_surface, whole genome shotgun sequence genome:
- the LOC103026509 gene encoding NLR family CARD domain-containing protein 3-like isoform X3 gives MKSDASMDPPPTLRKEDCSPEPSCVSMKSDASMDPPPTLRKEDCSPEPSCVSMKSDASMDPPPTLRKDDCSPEQRVQQEASDPDRRNMKFILKELVQKVISLIKKQLKRFEKILKSLDYPACSGREEEDEEDQSAVREGALKITLHALKNMNQTDLANTLQTKLAPLCHQKLKSTLKEKFPKISEGISDPGTSTLLNEIYTELYITEGGSGEINNEHEVRQIEAASRRPATQETPIKCNDLFKDPSIRTVLTKGVAGIGKTVSVQKFILDWAEGKANQDVLFIFPLPFRELNLMKTETLSLVDLLNQFFKDTKELKPRDYYQYKVMFIFDGLDECRLPLDFQNNERVSDVTQSASVDVLLTNLIQGNLLPSALLWITTRPAAANQIPPDCIDQVTEVRGFSDPQKEEYFRKRISVQSLAERIITHMKSSRSLYIMCHIPVFCWISATVLERMLGGAEGGEIPKTLTQMFTHFLIFQIKHRSQKYHRESDVDLDQTRKIILALGKLAFQQLEKGNLIFYEEDLRECGIDVEEVTVHSGVCTQIFRQEFGLHLGKVFSFVHLSVQEFLAALYAFLSFISNNRNVLQQKHSGLFGFFKKETVSDFLKSAVNKALLSENGHLDLFLRFLLGLSLESNQTLLQGLMIQTENISHSKEEVVKHIKQKIMENPAPEKTINLFHCLNELNDHSLVQEVQTYLNKGGSMGLRGAELSPDQWSAVAFVILNSEEELDEFDLRKYGGTEECLLRLMPVVKASRRAELTGCNLSEKSCAALASALISNSSTLRELNLSINNLQDSGVKLLSAGLKNPHCKLEKLQLVGCKLSKESCATLASALSSNSSTLRELNLGYNNELQDSGVKLLSAGLENPHCKLETLWLNNCSITEEGCAAFASALKSNPSHLRELDLSYNNPGESGKKLLSDLQKDPHFKLEKLDFWPQTT, from the exons atgaagagtgatGCGTCAATGGACCCTCCACCAACCCTCAGAAAGGAGGACTGctctcctgaacccagctgtgtttccaTGAAGAGTGATGCGTCAATGGACCCTCCACCAACCCTCAGAAAAGAGGACTGctctcctgaacccagctgtgtgtccatgaagagtgatGCGTCAATGGACCCTCCACCAACCCTCAGAAAGGACGACTGCTCTCCTGAACAGAG AGTCCAGCAGGAGGCATCAGACCCTGACAGAAGAAATATGAAGTTCATactcaag gagCTGGTGCAGAAAGTCATCTCTCTGATAAAGAAGCAGCTGAAGAGGTTTGAGAAGATCCTGAAGAGtctggattacccagcatgctctgggagagaggaggaggatgaggaggatcagagcGCTGTCAGAGAGGGAGcactgaagatcacactgcacgcCCTGAAgaacatgaaccagacagacctcgctaacacACTGCAGACCA AACTGGCTCCATTGTGTCACCAAAAACTGAAATCTACTCTGAAGGAAAAATTTCCGAAAATCAGTGAAGGAATCTCAGATCCTGGAACCTCcacccttctgaatgagatctacacagagctgtacatcacagagggagggagtggagagatcaataatgaacatgaggtcagacagattgaagcagcatccaggagaccagcaacacaggagacacccatcaaatgtaacgacctctttaaagacccgtccatcagaactgtgctgactaaaggagttgctggaattggaaaaacagtctctgtgcagaagttcattctggactgggctgaaggaaaagccaatcaggatgttctcttcatatttccacttccttttagagagctgaatctgatgaagactGAAACACTCAGTCTGGTGGATCTTCTTAATCAATTTTTCAAAGATACAAAAGAATTAAAACCAAGAGACTATTATCAATACaaagtcatgttcatctttgatggtctggatgaatgtcgacttcctctagatttccagaacaatgagagagtatctgatgtaacacagtcagcctcagtggatgttctgctgacaaacctcatccaggggaacctgcttccctctgctctcctatggataactactcgaccagcagcagccaatcagattcctcctgactgtattgaccaggtaacagaggtacgagggttcagtgaccctcagaaagaggaatacttcaggaaaagaatcagtgttcagagccttgctgaaagaatcattacacacatgaagtcctccagaagcctctacatcatgtgccacatcccagtcttctgctggatctcagccactgttctagagaggatgttgggtggagcagagggaggagagatccccaagactctgactcaaatgttcacacacttccttatctttcagatcaaacaccgcagccagaagtaccacagagaaagtgatgttgatcttgaccagactagaaagattattctggctctgggaaaactggctttccaacagctggagaaaggaaacctgatcttctatgaggaagacctGAGAGAGTGCGGAATTGATGTCGAAGAAGTGACCGTgcactcaggagtgtgcacccagatcttcagacaggagtttgggctgcacctggggaaggttttcagcttcgtgcatctgagtgttcaggagtttctggctgctttatatgcatttctgtccttcatctccaacaacagaaatgtgctgcaacagaaacacagtggattGTTTGGTTTCTTTAAAAAGGAAACAGTGTCCGACTTCCTGAAGAGCGCAGTGAACAAGGCCTTACTgagtgagaacggacacctggaccttttcctccgcttccttctgggtctctcactggagtccaatcagactctcttacaAGGCTTaatgatacagacagagaacatctctcacagcAAAGAGGAAGTAGTGAAgcacatcaagcagaagatcatGGAGAATCCCgctccagagaaaactatcaatctgttccactgtctgaatgaactgaatgatcattctctagtgcaggaagtccaaACATACCTGAACAAAGGAGGTTCCATGGGTCTCAGAGGAGCTGAGctctctcctgatcagtggtcggctgtggcgtttgtgattctgaattcagaagaggagctggatgagtttgacctgagGAAATATGGTGGGACAGAGGAATGTCTTCTGAGGTTGATGCCAGTGGTCAAAGCATCCAGAAGAGCTGA gctgactgggtgcaatctatcagagaaaagctgtgcagctctggcctcagctctcatctcaaactcctcaactctgagagaactgaacctgagtatTAATAATctacaggattcaggagtgaagctgctctctgctggactgaagaacccacactgtaaactggagaaactgca gctggttGGGTGTAAACTGTCAAAGGAAAGCTGTGCAactctggcctcagctctcagctcaaactcctcaactctgagagaactgaacctgggttataataatgaactgcaggattcaggagtgaagctgctctctgctggactggagaatccacactgtaaactggagacactgtg GTTAAAtaactgcagtattacagaagaaggctgtgctgctttcgcttcagctctgaaatcaaacccctcacacctgagagagctggatctgagttacaataatccaggagagtcaggaaagaagctgctctctgatctacagaaggatccacactttaaactggagaaactaga
- the LOC103026509 gene encoding NLR family CARD domain-containing protein 3-like isoform X4: protein MKSDASMDPPPTLRKEDCSPEPSCVSMKSDASMDPPPTLRKEDCSPEPSCVSMKSDASMDPPPTLRKDDCSPEQRVQQEASDPDRRNMKFILKELVQKVISLIKKQLKRFEKILKSLDYPACSGREEEDEEDQSAVREGALKITLHALKNMNQTDLANTLQTKLAPLCHQKLKSTLKEKFPKISEGISDPGTSTLLNEIYTELYITEGGSGEINNEHEVRQIEAASRRPATQETPIKCNDLFKDPSIRTVLTKGVAGIGKTVSVQKFILDWAEGKANQDVLFIFPLPFRELNLMKTETLSLVDLLNQFFKDTKELKPRDYYQYKVMFIFDGLDECRLPLDFQNNERVSDVTQSASVDVLLTNLIQGNLLPSALLWITTRPAAANQIPPDCIDQVTEVRGFSDPQKEEYFRKRISVQSLAERIITHMKSSRSLYIMCHIPVFCWISATVLERMLGGAEGGEIPKTLTQMFTHFLIFQIKHRSQKYHRESDVDLDQTRKIILALGKLAFQQLEKGNLIFYEEDLRECGIDVEEVTVHSGVCTQIFRQEFGLHLGKVFSFVHLSVQEFLAALYAFLSFISNNRNVLQQKHSGLFGFFKKETVSDFLKSAVNKALLSENGHLDLFLRFLLGLSLESNQTLLQGLMIQTENISHSKEEVVKHIKQKIMENPAPEKTINLFHCLNELNDHSLVQEVQTYLNKGGSMGLRGAELSPDQWSAVAFVILNSEEELDEFDLRKYGGTEECLLRLMPVVKASRRAELTGCNLSEKSCAALASALISNSSTLRELNLSINNLQDSGVKLLSAGLKNPHCKLEKLQLVGCKLSKESCATLASALSSNSSTLRELNLGYNNELQDSGVKLLSAGLENPHCKLETLWLNNCSITEEGCAAFASALKSNPSHLRELDLSYNNPGESGKKLLSDLQKDPHFKLEKLDI, encoded by the exons atgaagagtgatGCGTCAATGGACCCTCCACCAACCCTCAGAAAGGAGGACTGctctcctgaacccagctgtgtttccaTGAAGAGTGATGCGTCAATGGACCCTCCACCAACCCTCAGAAAAGAGGACTGctctcctgaacccagctgtgtgtccatgaagagtgatGCGTCAATGGACCCTCCACCAACCCTCAGAAAGGACGACTGCTCTCCTGAACAGAG AGTCCAGCAGGAGGCATCAGACCCTGACAGAAGAAATATGAAGTTCATactcaag gagCTGGTGCAGAAAGTCATCTCTCTGATAAAGAAGCAGCTGAAGAGGTTTGAGAAGATCCTGAAGAGtctggattacccagcatgctctgggagagaggaggaggatgaggaggatcagagcGCTGTCAGAGAGGGAGcactgaagatcacactgcacgcCCTGAAgaacatgaaccagacagacctcgctaacacACTGCAGACCA AACTGGCTCCATTGTGTCACCAAAAACTGAAATCTACTCTGAAGGAAAAATTTCCGAAAATCAGTGAAGGAATCTCAGATCCTGGAACCTCcacccttctgaatgagatctacacagagctgtacatcacagagggagggagtggagagatcaataatgaacatgaggtcagacagattgaagcagcatccaggagaccagcaacacaggagacacccatcaaatgtaacgacctctttaaagacccgtccatcagaactgtgctgactaaaggagttgctggaattggaaaaacagtctctgtgcagaagttcattctggactgggctgaaggaaaagccaatcaggatgttctcttcatatttccacttccttttagagagctgaatctgatgaagactGAAACACTCAGTCTGGTGGATCTTCTTAATCAATTTTTCAAAGATACAAAAGAATTAAAACCAAGAGACTATTATCAATACaaagtcatgttcatctttgatggtctggatgaatgtcgacttcctctagatttccagaacaatgagagagtatctgatgtaacacagtcagcctcagtggatgttctgctgacaaacctcatccaggggaacctgcttccctctgctctcctatggataactactcgaccagcagcagccaatcagattcctcctgactgtattgaccaggtaacagaggtacgagggttcagtgaccctcagaaagaggaatacttcaggaaaagaatcagtgttcagagccttgctgaaagaatcattacacacatgaagtcctccagaagcctctacatcatgtgccacatcccagtcttctgctggatctcagccactgttctagagaggatgttgggtggagcagagggaggagagatccccaagactctgactcaaatgttcacacacttccttatctttcagatcaaacaccgcagccagaagtaccacagagaaagtgatgttgatcttgaccagactagaaagattattctggctctgggaaaactggctttccaacagctggagaaaggaaacctgatcttctatgaggaagacctGAGAGAGTGCGGAATTGATGTCGAAGAAGTGACCGTgcactcaggagtgtgcacccagatcttcagacaggagtttgggctgcacctggggaaggttttcagcttcgtgcatctgagtgttcaggagtttctggctgctttatatgcatttctgtccttcatctccaacaacagaaatgtgctgcaacagaaacacagtggattGTTTGGTTTCTTTAAAAAGGAAACAGTGTCCGACTTCCTGAAGAGCGCAGTGAACAAGGCCTTACTgagtgagaacggacacctggaccttttcctccgcttccttctgggtctctcactggagtccaatcagactctcttacaAGGCTTaatgatacagacagagaacatctctcacagcAAAGAGGAAGTAGTGAAgcacatcaagcagaagatcatGGAGAATCCCgctccagagaaaactatcaatctgttccactgtctgaatgaactgaatgatcattctctagtgcaggaagtccaaACATACCTGAACAAAGGAGGTTCCATGGGTCTCAGAGGAGCTGAGctctctcctgatcagtggtcggctgtggcgtttgtgattctgaattcagaagaggagctggatgagtttgacctgagGAAATATGGTGGGACAGAGGAATGTCTTCTGAGGTTGATGCCAGTGGTCAAAGCATCCAGAAGAGCTGA gctgactgggtgcaatctatcagagaaaagctgtgcagctctggcctcagctctcatctcaaactcctcaactctgagagaactgaacctgagtatTAATAATctacaggattcaggagtgaagctgctctctgctggactgaagaacccacactgtaaactggagaaactgca gctggttGGGTGTAAACTGTCAAAGGAAAGCTGTGCAactctggcctcagctctcagctcaaactcctcaactctgagagaactgaacctgggttataataatgaactgcaggattcaggagtgaagctgctctctgctggactggagaatccacactgtaaactggagacactgtg GTTAAAtaactgcagtattacagaagaaggctgtgctgctttcgcttcagctctgaaatcaaacccctcacacctgagagagctggatctgagttacaataatccaggagagtcaggaaagaagctgctctctgatctacagaaggatccacactttaaactggagaaactaga